From the Brienomyrus brachyistius isolate T26 unplaced genomic scaffold, BBRACH_0.4 scaffold39, whole genome shotgun sequence genome, one window contains:
- the LOC125722516 gene encoding stonustoxin subunit beta-like, with amino-acid sequence MSILGIKYSCQLTLDPNTANREVSLSGGDRKVTGGAEQPYPDHPERFDSWSQVLCRESLTGRCYWEAEWDGDAACIGVTYKGIGRKGGSDCGLGANNKSWMLCCSPHRHSVRRNNKETLIPIEPSGPRRVGVYLDWGAGALSFYRVSSDGLTPLHRFTSSFTESLYPGFGVYPNPPVSLCMLG; translated from the exons atgagtatattgggaataaaat actcctgccagctgacgctggaccccaacacagcaaacagagaagtgtctctgtcagggggggacaggaaggtgacagggggggcagagcagccatatcctgatcatccagagagatttgacagctggagccaagttctgtgcagagagagtctgactggtcgctgttactgggaggctgagtgggatggagatgctgcctgcataggagtgacttataaagggatcgggaggaaaggagggagtgactgtgggcttggagccaataacaagtcatggatgctgtgctgctctcctcacagacactctgtccggcgcaataataaagagactcttatacccatagagccctcaggcccccgcagagtaggagtgtatctggactggggggctggtgctctgtccttctacagagtctcctctgatggactgacccccctgcacagattcacctcctcattcactgagtccctctatccagggtttggggtttatccaaacccccccgtgtcgctgtgcatgctgggatag